From one Musa acuminata AAA Group cultivar baxijiao chromosome BXJ2-6, Cavendish_Baxijiao_AAA, whole genome shotgun sequence genomic stretch:
- the LOC103989334 gene encoding uncharacterized protein LOC103989334, translating to MQAFQTYSPSEISLHTTKKDCWLSIHGKVYDVTTFLEDHPGGEDVILHASASGDATQAFDDVGHSSTATSMMESYVIGTVEGYVSGIKPTSRHWLSKQEQPPPSYSFTDYLLPLLVLGIAFAAWYYLTFYSKAKA from the exons ATGCAGGCCTTCCAGACCTACTCCCCCTCTGAGATCTCACTCCACACCACTAAGAAAGACTGCTGGTTGTCCATCCATGGCAAG GTTTATGATGTGACCACCTTCTTGGAGGATCATCCTGGAGGGGAGGATGTTATCCTTCATGCATCAG CTTCTGGAGATGCTACCCAAGCATTTGATGATGTGGGTCACAGCTCCACTGCCACTAGCATGATGGAGAGCTATGTGATCGGCACTGTCGAGGGTTATGTTTCTGGCATCAAACCAACCAGCAGACACTGGCTTTCGAAGCAGGAGCAGCCACCCCCTTCCTACAGCTTCACGGACTACCTCCTTCCACTGCTGGTCCTTGGTATCGCCTTTGCAGCTTGGTATTACCTCACCTTCTATTCAAAGGCCAAAGCCTGA
- the LOC135615559 gene encoding uncharacterized protein LOC135615559 has product MGSYCSEAECPVSNDDPKPRRASKKKKKKKKKKGQRRAQEEEEMEENGRDGKAWEAAWPRRSRQGGGGVVMLEGYVEAAEGLDLGSDVGGDGVGRTMSLTDDDLVELKGCLDLGFGFSYREIPELCHTLPALELCYSMSRSLEVDGGDAAAEPCAAAVASLPVSNWKISSPGDPPDEVKARLKFWAQAVACTIRLCN; this is encoded by the exons atggggagcTACTGCTCTGAAGCAGAGTGCCCTGTCTCGAACGATGACCCTAAGCCCAGGAGAGcgagtaagaagaagaagaagaagaagaagaagaaggggcagCGGAGGGCtcaagaagaggaggagatggaggagaaTGGGAGGGATGGCAAGGCGTGGGAGGCGGCTTGGCCGCGAAGGAGTCGACAGGGCGGTGGCGGGGTGGTGATGTTGGAGGGATACGTGGAGGCGGCGGAGGGGTTGGATCTGGGATCCGACGTAGGAGGAGATGGAGTGGGGCGGACGATGAGCCTGACGGACGACGACTTGGTGGAGCTCAAAGGGTGCCTGGACTTGGGGTTCGGATTTAGCTACCGCGAGATCCCGGAGCTATGCCACACGCTGCCGGCTCTGGAGCTTTGTTACTCCATGAGCCGGTCGTTGGAGGTCGATGGCGGCGATGCAGCGGCGGAGCCCTGTGCTGCCGCGGTCGCTTCCCTTCCCGTTTCTAACTGGAAGATCTCCAGTCCCG GTGATCCTCCTGATGAAGTCAAAGCAAGGCTGAAGTTTTGGGCCCAAGCAGTGGCTTGCACTATAAGATTATGCAACTGA
- the LOC103989333 gene encoding probable E3 ubiquitin-protein ligase ARI8 translates to MGSEEDMHDANDVQSVEDDFYTGETGMGSEDDDYNFGDNYSDDSEDVTSHRQQQNYTILSEADIRQHQDENINRVSTVLLIPRYAACILLRHYNWSISRVHDEWFADEEHVRKAVGLLERTVEISNARELTCGICFENYPCGRMSSASCGHPFCGACWRGYISTSISDGPGCLMLRCPDPSCGAAVGRNMIDVLTTGEDKEKYSRYLLRSYVEDNRKIKWCPAPGCEFAVEFVIGSGSYDVCCSCSYSFCWNCAEEAHRPVDCATVAKWILKNSAESENMNWILANSKPCPKCKRPIEKNQGCMHITCTPPCKFEFCWLCLGPWSEHGERTGGFYACNRYESAKQEGAYDESERRREMAKNSLERYTHYYERWATNQSSRQKALADLHSMQTEKLEKLSDTQSQPESQLKFIIEAWLQIVECRRVLKWTYAYGYYLPEHEHAKRQFFEYLQGEAESGLERLHQCAEKELQVYLDAEGPMTDFNDFRTKLAGLTSVTKNYFENLVRALETGLKDVGTSNNQATCSKSSSCKSLGSKSKSGKIKAVAGSSSGSGAPSRSFDDSNLWSCDRCTYANPRSTTTCQMCEHHR, encoded by the exons ATGGGTTCGGAGGAGGACATGCACGACGCGAACGACGTCCAGTCGGTGGAGGACGATTTCTACACCGGGGAGACGGGGATGGGCAGCGAGGACGACGACTATAATTTTGGCGATAACTATTCGGATGATTCCGAGGATGTCACCTCCCATCGCCAGCAG CAAAACTATACTATTTTGAGTGAGGCTGATATTCGGCAGCATCAGGATGAAAATATTAATAGAGTATCTACTGTACTTTTAATACCAAGATATGCAGCATGCATTCTTCTTCGTCATTATAACTG GAGTATTAGTAGGGTGCATGATGAGTGGTTTGCTGATGAAGAGCATGTTCGGAAGGCTGTTGGTTTGTTGGAGAGAACAGTGGAGATTTCGAATGCTAGAGAA CTGACTTGTGGGATTTGTTTTGAAAACTATCCCTGTGGCAGAATGAGTTCTGCTTCATGTGGTCATCCTTTTTGTGGGGCTTGCTGGAGAG GTTACATTAGTACATCTATAAGTGATGGCCCTGGGTGCTTAATGTTGCGATGCCCTGATCCTTCTTGTGGTGCTGCTGTTGGTCGAAACATGATTGATGTCTTGACTACTGGCGAAGATAAAGAGAAGTATTCACGATATCTTCTTAGATCTTACGTTGAAGATAACAGAAAG ATAAAATGGTGTCCTGCCCCTGGTTGTGAGTTTGCTGTAGAGTTTGTTATTGGCAGTGGAAGTTATGATGTTTGCTGCAGCTGCTCATATAGCTTTTGCTGGAAT TGTGCCGAGGAAGCTCACCGGCCAGTTGACTGTGCCACTGTAGCAAAGTGGATTTTGAAGAACAGTGCTGAATCTGAAAATATGAATTG GATTTTAGCGAACTCGAAgccttgtccaaagtgcaaacgtCCAATTGAGAAAAACCAGGGATGCATGCATATAACATGCACACCTCCTTGTAAATTTGAATTTTGCTG GTTATGTCTGGGACCATGGTCTGAACATGGTGAGAGGACTGGTGGTTTCTATGCTTGTAATCGCTACGAATCAGCAAAACAGGAAGGAGCG TATGATGAATCTGAAAGGAGGAGAGAAATGGCTAAAAATTCTCTTGAGAGATACACACATTATTATGAACGATGGGCTACGAATCAATCA TCAAGGCAGAAGGCACTTGCAGATTTACACAGCATGCAAACTGAAAAG CTTGAGAAGCTAAGTGACACACAAAGCCAACCTGAATCCCAGCTCAAGTTCATAATTGAAGCCTGGTTACAG ATAGTGGAGTGTAGGCGAGTATTGAAGTGGACATATGCCTATGGTTATTACCTGCCAGAACATGAACATGCCAAGAGACAGTTCTTTGAATATTTGCAAG GTGAGGCTGAGTCTGGTTTAGAACGCCTTCATCAATGTGCAGAAAAGGAACTCCAAGTTTACCTTGATGCAGAAGGTCCTATGACAGACTTTAATGACTTCCGTACAAAGTTAGCTGGTCTGACCAG TGTGACTAAGAACTATTTTGAGAATCTTGTTCGAGCCCTGGAGACTGGGTTGAAAGATGTTGGCACTTCCAATAACCAggcgacatgcagcaagagttcaaGCTGCAAGAGCTTGGGCAGCAAATCCAAAAGTGGGAAGATCAAAGCAGTGGCTGGGAGCAGCTCCGGATCCGGTGCTCCTAGCCGCAGCTTCGACGACAGCAATCTCTGGTCCTGCGACCGCTGCACCTACGCCAACCCCAGGTCTACTACCACATGCCAGATGTGTGAGCATCACAGGTAG